The Microcebus murinus isolate Inina chromosome 1, M.murinus_Inina_mat1.0, whole genome shotgun sequence genome includes a region encoding these proteins:
- the NFKBIZ gene encoding NF-kappa-B inhibitor zeta isoform X1: MIVDRLLDDSRGGEGLLDAAGDCGLMTSPLNLAYFYGASPPAPSLAACDAGGSSSGPSAPGSPGSDSSDFSASSVSSCGAVESRPRGGARAERLQVEPHMGVSRQQKGPFQGVRVKNSVKELLLHIRSHKQKASGQAVDDSKIQGVNIEQFTDLKNTISYSGKRKGPNSLSDGSPCKRPALLQFLTPPQTPTPGENMEDVHHSEPKQDSSADLLQNIINIKNECSPVSLNTVQVSWMSPMVVSQSSFREQSQDFHGGQVFSPQKYQPCQLSGSLQMMDQASMYQYSPQNQNIEQQQHYSHNPTLEYSPYSRTSQSPNYEPVFFNPQEPQFCPNQSFVSLLSNHGESENIANSIQTSPSVQQQSEAHLQSFSMMPSGACEAIEGHDVASTSLNTSLPFQNVIGNPMNTTQLGKSFFQWQVEQEESKLANISQDQFLSKDADGDTFLHIAVAQGRRALSYVLARKMNALHMLDIKEHNGQSAFQVAVAANQHLIVQDLVNLGAQVNTTDCWGRTPLHVCAEKGHSQVLQAIQKGAMRSNQFVDLEATNYDGLTPLHCAVMAHNAVVHELQRNQQPHSPEVQELLLKNKSLVDTIKCLIQMGATAEAKDRKSGRTALHLAAEEANLELIRLFLELPSCLSFVNAKAYNGNTALHVAASLQYRVTQLDAVRLLMRKGADPSTRNLENEQPVHLVPDGPVGEQIRRILKGKSVQQRAPPY, translated from the exons ATGATCGTGGACAGGCTGCTGGACGACAGCCGCGGCGGAGAGGGGCTGCTGGACGCGGCCGGCGACTGCGGCCTCATGACCAGCCCGCTGAACCTGGCCTACTTCTACGGCGCCTCGCCGCCCGCGCCCTCGCTGGCCGCCTGCGACGCCGGCGGCTCGTCGTCGGGTCCGTCGGCGCCCGGCTCGCCCGGCTCCGACTCCTCCGACTTCTCCGCCTCGTCCGTGTCCTCCTGCGGGGCCGTGGAGTCCCGGCCGAGAGGCGGCGCCCGCGCGGAGCGCCTGCAAG TTGAGCCCCATATGGGGGTTAGCAGGCAGCAGAAAGGACCCTTTCAAGGCGTTCGTGTGAAAAACTCAGTGAAGGAACTCCTGTTGCACATCCGAAGTCATAAACAGAAGGCTTCTGGTCAAGCTGTGGATGATTCTAAG ATACAAGGTGTGAACATAGAGCAGTTCACAG ATTTGAAGAACACAATATCATATagtggaaaaaggaaagggcCCAATTCGTTGTCTGATGGATCACCTTGCAAGAGGCCAGCTCTGTTGCAGTTTTTG acaCCCCCTCAAACACCGACGCCCGGGGAGAACATGGAAGATGTTCATCACAGTGAACCCAAACAAGACAGCAGTGCTGATCTGCTTCAGAACATTATAAACATTAAGAATGAATGCAGCCCAGTTTCCCTGAACACAGTCCAAGTTAGCTGGATGAGCCCCATGGTGGTCTCTCAGAGCTCCTTCCGCGAGCAGTCTCAGGACTTCCATGGAGGGCAGGTCTTCTCTCCTCAGAAATATCAACCATGCCAACTCAGCGGCTCCCTCCAAATGATGGACCAGGCTTCTATGTACCAGTATTCTCCACAGAACCAGAACATAGAGCAGCAGCAGCACTACTCCCACAACCCCACTCTGGAATACAGTCCTTATTCCAGAACTTCTCAGTCCCCCAACTATGAACCAGTGTTCTTTAATCCTCAAGAACCACAGTTCTGCCCAAACCAAAGTTTTGTCTCCCTTCTAAGTAATCATGGGGAATCTGAGAATATTGCTAATTCCATTCAGACTTCCCCCAGTGTTCAGCAGCAGAGTGAGGCTCACCTGCAGAGCTTCAGCATGATGCCCAGCGGTGCCTGTGAGGCCATAGAGGGCCATGATGTAGCCTCCACCTCTTTAAACACTTCACTGCCCTTCCAGAATGTCATCGGAAATCCAATGAACACCACACAGTTAGGGAAATCATTTTTTCAGTGGCAGGTAGAACAGGAAGAAAGCAAATTGGCAAATATTTCCCAAGACCAGTTCCTTTCCAAGGATGCAGATGGTGACAC GTTCCTTCATATTGCTGTTGCCCAAGGGAGAAGGGCACTTTCCTATGTTCTCGCAAGAAAGATGAATGCGCTTCACATGCTGGATATTAAAGAGCACAATGGACAG AGTGCCTTCCAGGTAGCAGTAGCTGCCAATCAACATCTCATCGTGCAGGACCTGGTGAACCTTGGAGCCCAGGTGAACACCACAGACTGCTGGGGAAGAACACCTCTGCACGTCTGTGCTGAGAAGGGCCACTCCCAGGTGCTTCAG gCAATTCAGAAAGGAGCAATGAGGAGCAATCAGTTTGTGGATCTTGAGGCAACTAACTATGATG gCCTGACGCCCCTTCATTGTGCAGTCATGGCCCACAATGCTGTGGTGCATGAACTCCAGAGAAATCAACAGCCTCATTCACCTGAAGTTCAGGAACTTTTACTGAAGAATAAGAGTCTGGTTGATACCATTAAGTGTCTGATTCAAATGGGAGCAACAGCGGAAGCAAAG GATCGTAAAAGTGGCCGCACAGCCCTGCATTTGGCAGCTGAAGAAGCAAATCTGGAACTCATTCGCCTCTTTTTGGAGCTGCCCAGTTGCCTGTCTTTTGTGAATGCAAAG GCTTACAATGGGAACACCGCCCTCCACGTTGCTGCCAGCCTGCAGTATCGGGTGACACAGTTGGATGCAGTCCGCCTGTTGATGAGGAAGGGAGCAGACCCAAGTACCCGGAACTTGGAGAACGAACAGCCAGTGCATTTGGTTCCTGATGGCCCTGTGGGAGAACAG
- the NFKBIZ gene encoding NF-kappa-B inhibitor zeta isoform X2 yields the protein MGVSRQQKGPFQGVRVKNSVKELLLHIRSHKQKASGQAVDDSKIQGVNIEQFTDLKNTISYSGKRKGPNSLSDGSPCKRPALLQFLTPPQTPTPGENMEDVHHSEPKQDSSADLLQNIINIKNECSPVSLNTVQVSWMSPMVVSQSSFREQSQDFHGGQVFSPQKYQPCQLSGSLQMMDQASMYQYSPQNQNIEQQQHYSHNPTLEYSPYSRTSQSPNYEPVFFNPQEPQFCPNQSFVSLLSNHGESENIANSIQTSPSVQQQSEAHLQSFSMMPSGACEAIEGHDVASTSLNTSLPFQNVIGNPMNTTQLGKSFFQWQVEQEESKLANISQDQFLSKDADGDTFLHIAVAQGRRALSYVLARKMNALHMLDIKEHNGQSAFQVAVAANQHLIVQDLVNLGAQVNTTDCWGRTPLHVCAEKGHSQVLQAIQKGAMRSNQFVDLEATNYDGLTPLHCAVMAHNAVVHELQRNQQPHSPEVQELLLKNKSLVDTIKCLIQMGATAEAKDRKSGRTALHLAAEEANLELIRLFLELPSCLSFVNAKAYNGNTALHVAASLQYRVTQLDAVRLLMRKGADPSTRNLENEQPVHLVPDGPVGEQIRRILKGKSVQQRAPPY from the exons ATGGGGGTTAGCAGGCAGCAGAAAGGACCCTTTCAAGGCGTTCGTGTGAAAAACTCAGTGAAGGAACTCCTGTTGCACATCCGAAGTCATAAACAGAAGGCTTCTGGTCAAGCTGTGGATGATTCTAAG ATACAAGGTGTGAACATAGAGCAGTTCACAG ATTTGAAGAACACAATATCATATagtggaaaaaggaaagggcCCAATTCGTTGTCTGATGGATCACCTTGCAAGAGGCCAGCTCTGTTGCAGTTTTTG acaCCCCCTCAAACACCGACGCCCGGGGAGAACATGGAAGATGTTCATCACAGTGAACCCAAACAAGACAGCAGTGCTGATCTGCTTCAGAACATTATAAACATTAAGAATGAATGCAGCCCAGTTTCCCTGAACACAGTCCAAGTTAGCTGGATGAGCCCCATGGTGGTCTCTCAGAGCTCCTTCCGCGAGCAGTCTCAGGACTTCCATGGAGGGCAGGTCTTCTCTCCTCAGAAATATCAACCATGCCAACTCAGCGGCTCCCTCCAAATGATGGACCAGGCTTCTATGTACCAGTATTCTCCACAGAACCAGAACATAGAGCAGCAGCAGCACTACTCCCACAACCCCACTCTGGAATACAGTCCTTATTCCAGAACTTCTCAGTCCCCCAACTATGAACCAGTGTTCTTTAATCCTCAAGAACCACAGTTCTGCCCAAACCAAAGTTTTGTCTCCCTTCTAAGTAATCATGGGGAATCTGAGAATATTGCTAATTCCATTCAGACTTCCCCCAGTGTTCAGCAGCAGAGTGAGGCTCACCTGCAGAGCTTCAGCATGATGCCCAGCGGTGCCTGTGAGGCCATAGAGGGCCATGATGTAGCCTCCACCTCTTTAAACACTTCACTGCCCTTCCAGAATGTCATCGGAAATCCAATGAACACCACACAGTTAGGGAAATCATTTTTTCAGTGGCAGGTAGAACAGGAAGAAAGCAAATTGGCAAATATTTCCCAAGACCAGTTCCTTTCCAAGGATGCAGATGGTGACAC GTTCCTTCATATTGCTGTTGCCCAAGGGAGAAGGGCACTTTCCTATGTTCTCGCAAGAAAGATGAATGCGCTTCACATGCTGGATATTAAAGAGCACAATGGACAG AGTGCCTTCCAGGTAGCAGTAGCTGCCAATCAACATCTCATCGTGCAGGACCTGGTGAACCTTGGAGCCCAGGTGAACACCACAGACTGCTGGGGAAGAACACCTCTGCACGTCTGTGCTGAGAAGGGCCACTCCCAGGTGCTTCAG gCAATTCAGAAAGGAGCAATGAGGAGCAATCAGTTTGTGGATCTTGAGGCAACTAACTATGATG gCCTGACGCCCCTTCATTGTGCAGTCATGGCCCACAATGCTGTGGTGCATGAACTCCAGAGAAATCAACAGCCTCATTCACCTGAAGTTCAGGAACTTTTACTGAAGAATAAGAGTCTGGTTGATACCATTAAGTGTCTGATTCAAATGGGAGCAACAGCGGAAGCAAAG GATCGTAAAAGTGGCCGCACAGCCCTGCATTTGGCAGCTGAAGAAGCAAATCTGGAACTCATTCGCCTCTTTTTGGAGCTGCCCAGTTGCCTGTCTTTTGTGAATGCAAAG GCTTACAATGGGAACACCGCCCTCCACGTTGCTGCCAGCCTGCAGTATCGGGTGACACAGTTGGATGCAGTCCGCCTGTTGATGAGGAAGGGAGCAGACCCAAGTACCCGGAACTTGGAGAACGAACAGCCAGTGCATTTGGTTCCTGATGGCCCTGTGGGAGAACAG